tgctctagagaatcagctcaaattctcatatgaagctacccacttcctcattcagataggtgagttccatcaagagtgtttactgctacaccctccttcaatcttaaattgaaactatagaactcattaagacttatcaaaagtcatccttcacatgcagtcacactatcacttctacaccatagggaagggacagagaatataattctcttgggatctccagtcagcaaggttgagtatcctacATGGAAGGTTTATtttatgagcttaagtcccatccCCTCGATGTATAATTACAAACTATCTCTCTagataatcctttcgtcaaaggatcactAATTTTTCTATTGACTTCATTAAGTCTATAAAGATTACTTCATTAGAGAGTATAGTTGTCTTACCGAATTAGCCTTCTCAGAGTATGTCTAGACTTTGTCattgctcatttactttagactcacatagtcaattgAGTTTCTGCAATGATGGCCACAGGCTTCGGTCACAGAGGAATATCTTTTAAGAAGCATATCTTAATAGAAATCCGTCTTCCTCTTGTGCTTGAATTAAAGCGCACGAactttgatttcttgaaaaatcaatttcatcatgtctgttttaaggacttccttagaTAGTCACTTATTAAGAGGATACACATATAGGCTTAGCTTTTTCCGTAACCTCGAACAATAACATCTCTTAAGGTCAGTACAATATGTATACATACACAATTTAAGATGTACCTCAAGTATCACAAGTCTTTGATCAAATCATCCCATTCTTTTGAGATACTAGTGTATTTGTATACACCTGATATACTGTACATTTACAACATACATTAAACGCATCGAGTTTGACAAAGACCATTTCCTTCATAATTTCTTTTGGTTCCCTTCAATCCTTTAGATCATTCATCCAACTTGGTCTTTCAGTCATCGTAAATATCATATATTTCATAGGTGGTTGTAAAGCGtttaaaaaatacatgtattattcACTAGTATATTAATTACAACTTCCTCAAAATTAAGGTTAGTGCAATATATATCACATATTTGAAATTAAATATGTATCTCATGCATTCCAATCTCTGGTCCTCTAGTCAGAGCATCCCTCTTATTCCCAGGGTAAAAGTGAACATGCACATCTGttttacaatacattttaaacATATTAgacagaaaccatatcctcaaaatttcttttggttACCTACTGATCCTTTAGACCACGTCAACCGCATATTGGTTTCCTGTCAAATCTTAAACAACACACTGATTTATTAGTAAATGTAAAACATGTTTATCATATCATAAGATACGTCATAATAAAGGCAATCAATAACATTAGTATCTATGCTTATACAAATATATATGTAAAATCAGGTTGCATTAGGTACACTTCATTATATACAAACGTTGTAGTTTGACCCACATCTGATTAACTTTTCAAAAATACTTTCTCAAAATCCGCTTGTGTATCATTGCACATTGACACACAATTAATGCCTCATAATTTCATTTTACTGACATGGGAAAAAACGTGCCAAAATATTCTCTGAATTACTTCTTTTCTATAAACCGCAATTTCAGCTTACTTCTAAAACCCGTTTACAAGAGATTTGATAAGAAGACTCACAATTAGTCTAAGGATAGATGTCAGCAATAGACTATCCAAGTCGAACCTCAATACtgccttcttctctttcttcaaaAACACAAACAGAGCCAAAATGAACTTTTCATGGGAAATGTCTAAGGTTTCTCTTGTTAGATCCAGACCATCAAGATCATCCTTTCAATAACTCATGACAACTAATCGAATGTTTCTAACTCCCAAACTTACATGAGTTATGGTTATAAGCATTCTGGTTACCCACTAAGAACAAATTATCCATTGGTCTTGTCATGATTATCCTTAGAAGTTTTCGTCTCGTACCTGCGGCAGTCGAGGTGTAAGGATTAAAAGATCATATATCTTAGCCCCCATTTTTATTTTGAATTCTGAAAGACTAGTCACAAGTAACATATCATTATCTAAGTCAAGTGTGCCTTTTGGGAACACTGGGGTTAAAGTTGGCAAACAAGCCCAAAATCCGTGGATTAGCCCGGCCCGGACCGTTAAAACCCGCACCCGACttggctggtttctaaacaagccggaTTAGGGTTGGGAAAATTCCGACTTGTGAGAAAATGGGTACACCCGTCCCCGACCATAAACCCAAACAACTCAGATTTTATTGGTGATTTTCCCGCGTCTTTCTTAGAAACAAGAATTTAAGCAAATGGTGATTTTAACTCTAAAGTATATACCGCAATCCGAAATTTATCATTGAAACATACAAAACATGCTTCGCACCTCTCCTAGTAAAACCGGCACAAAACAAAATGTACCGGAAATACTCCACACGACCATATCCTATTAGTGATGTAATTGAAGTGTAAGTTAACATTCTATTTGCCCTACTATTTAAACCACCAAGGGTTAGGGCATCCTCATCATTCTTAGTTTCTTATTATTCTCTTCCTCTCTGTTTTCCGCCGCCGCCACTCTCAAAACACACCACAGATCTGGATCGATCATGGCTtgtgatgttgatgatcttcagCATAAACAGCAAGACACTCAGCATTATGATATATTCTCTCAATCATAAGTTGTTGCTCCTGGTCCTGTATTGTTTTTCTCAAACCTTGATTCAGTTAAGTTGGGATCTTTAATTTGAATGCAAGTTTAATTTCAGTAGCTAAGAAACGAAACATTGTTGAACTGGATGCTAGATCTTACACATTTCAAGTAGTATTACCCAATAAAGTGAGTGTTATTGTTAAGTTAGAAAGGTCAAGAGACGCAGCAGTATTATCAGTCCAAGAATTCAAGACTCTGGTGAGAGCAGAGTATGAGTATTTGAGATCGATCATGGGTGTCTCTTCTGTGAAGAATAGAAGAAAGATCTTTTGGTCAAGCCCAAATCTGTGTTTCAAATATCACGGTCTCAAACTATTCAAGCTATTCTTGTGTTTGTTTGAACATGAGAAAATGCACAACTTAATACTTGATGTGAGTGATTATCttgatttgatattttctggatttggtttcatatatatatatagtttgatatcttctttgctatttttggcaGGATGGACAGATGAGTCTTGGGATGGATGTAGAGATTCCAAGGTTTTGCCCTGGCCTTGCTATTCAAGGTAACTTTttacttttatctttatttacATTTTATCTtcataaaaaaaaagtgaaattgCTGGACATAAGAGGAGATTGATAATGGTGATGTGGTTGATTGAGCTTGGTTGGTTTCATGGTTGGGATTTTGGAGTTCACCAGGTGCAAACATAAGAGTTTTAGGGATTTTTATTATTTACTTTTTCTTATAGCCTTAGATGGAGCAATTTCAGATACTTAACATCTTGGAAATGTGAATTTTTAACATCTAAGGATTTTGATTTATTTACTGCAGACGATTAATTTGTGGTGATATAAATTGGTTTGTGGTTGTTAATCTCTTttaattttggattttcatgtTTCAATGGTAATAGTCACAAATGTGTATTTTAGGTCTAGGCTAACCCCAGTGGAGTACTTTTTCTATGTGAAGCACTTTAAATTTCATTCATCTATTTCCTGCGTCTTTGAATTTCTGACTCACTAAGTTTTAGGCTGGACTCAATTTTGAGCTTATTTAAGCCGTTAATTCGAATCTACTGTAACTTGAATAGATTAGGATTCTTTTGCACATCCTTGCCCAACTTGTTCACTTTATATACTACTGATTTTAGACCTCAAACGGCTTAACCCGCCTGAtacaattgatcctttagaactAAAATACGACATCAGATGATTTTTGTGGATAGCATTATGAATTTTAATAGCATCTGGCCACTGATTGTTCTATCCAACAATTTAGAGCTGGAAGAAGTCACTTGTGTATATAGTTCTCTACTTACTTTTGAGCTGTTATTATGGTGTATGTTCCGGGTATGAGAAACAGTTGATAGAAGTGATCCCCACACTGAAACAAGTCTATGCAAAGTCAAACTAATCAGTTGATATTGTGTTTGCTATAAATATCCGTTTGCCGTATCTTCATGTTTTAGTGGTATTTTCTATTATGTTTTAAATTCTTTTTACCTTATGTATGTGGCCTGAGACACAATTTTGAGCTTGTTTAAGAGTGTAATTCTTGTAATTGGACTACTTATGTGCGGTTAAAGGCTTAGGATTGTTTTACACCATTGCCTTCCTTGTTTCTGCTGTCTTTCTATGCAGAGCGTCGTGGTACTGTTATCATAGGCCTGCCTTTGACGAGAGGAAGGATAGCATTTGGATCAGACACCCGCTGCACTTACAAAAATGGGTTATTGGTGAAGCTGAAATCAGGGGGTATGATTCATCGAACGTCTTAAACAGCCTTCTCTATTTATAAAATGTAGTTTTACATGGTCATTTCGTATGGGGAATGAAAATACATCCCTTTATTCGTTCTCCAAATGATAAACCTATTACTAGATTGTTTTCAAGACGCAAACTTCTAGCTAGGTTACAGTCTGATAAACCTTGTTTTCAAGATCGTATAGTTCATGaggttttgttgttgattttagaACCTTGTTAGTTTCTAGAATTTGTAACCGTTTATATAATGTAACAGTCGAATATCAGAGCCCCAAACTGCTCAGGGTGGATGCAAATGTGTCGATGGCTACTTGTGGTGATGAGAGTTTTAACTTGATGGTGTACCAGGAGGTGGCCAGAAAAGTAATTTTCTTATCTTAAAATTACTTAATTACAAATGTACAAAATGACTAAGTTGTTGTGAACTTAAATGGTTTTGATGTAGTCAATGACCGAAATGCGTACAACAGACGGATTAGCATCTCTAGTCGAGAAAACCATGGGCGCATACTACCGTGATTCCATCAAATCAGGTACACTGTCCACATTGTTTACATCTTATAAAGTGTTTTATACTAGTATTTTCTAAGCCACTGCTGTCACAATTCAGAAATATTAAGAGAACTCCTTTGAGCAAATAACTTTAGATTGTAAGAGTAAtccagttttttttcttcttgctgAATCACACATTTTATTGATTGAATAGCCAAAACAAAGCCAAAGTTAATACAGGACTAAACTGACTCATGAAAATAAAGCCTAATAGAGAACTCCTGATATTTCAGTTCTTTTTAAACTCTGAGGCCTGCCCAGATGTATTGTTTTTTCTCCAGCACCCAAAGTTGCTCCTTGTTTTGCCAAAGTGATTGCAGTAAGTTTATCACACTAAGGCAATGAATGAATTTAATTTCCTCAAACTTCTGCTTTACCTTCTGCCATCTTGCTCTGATATACCAAGGTACTTCTCCATTACTGAAACGATCAATAACTAGCTTTAAGTCAGACTGAATTATTACCTTATTGCATTCCATAGAGATAGCCATTCAAGAGCACACAGAACTGCATATTCTCCAGCTATAGCTTTGTCTGCCACTCCCACACCACCTGTTAGAGTACCTAGTACCTGGCTTTTATAGTTCCTAGCAATCACTCCAATACCAGCATTTCCTGGATTCCCAAAGGAAATTCCAGCACAACAAAGTAGTATATAACCTTCTGCAGGAGCTGACCAGAATGATTCATTAATATAATGAAATTTAATACCTCTATCACCAATTTTAAAGAAGTATATCACTCGAGAATCACAATCCTGTCCCCATTTATTTCCTTTCATTCTATAACTTCCTTCCTGAACAAATTTTTATATCTTATTATTTTGATGAATGATTGATTATTGCTAATCTAATCGATTGATGTTTTATTTACGTGATTCTTCTTGTACTAGGATTGTGTGAATTTTTTATTATTAGTGTACTTTGTACACAAAGAGCTTATTCAGGAACATAAGTTGTTCGTACTATTG
Above is a genomic segment from Papaver somniferum cultivar HN1 chromosome 10, ASM357369v1, whole genome shotgun sequence containing:
- the LOC113319639 gene encoding uncharacterized protein LOC113319639 isoform X1, yielding MGVSSVKNRRKIFWSSPNLCFKYHGLKLFKLFLCLFEHEKMHNLILDDGQMSLGMDVEIPRFCPGLAIQERRGTVIIGLPLTRGRIAFGSDTRCTYKNGLLVKLKSGVEYQSPKLLRVDANVSMATCGDESFNLMVYQEVARKSMTEMRTTDGLASLVEKTMGAYYRDSIKSVLFKL
- the LOC113319639 gene encoding uncharacterized protein LOC113319639 isoform X2, translated to MGVSSVKNRRKIFWSSPNLCFKYHGLKLFKLFLCLFEHEKMHNLILDDGQMSLGMDVEIPRFCPGLAIQERRGTVIIGLPLTRGRIAFGSDTRCTYKNGLLVKLKSGVEYQSPKLLRVDANVSMATCGDESFNLMVYQEVARKSMTEMRTTDGLASLVEKTMGAYYRDSIKSGSGY